In Chitinivibrionales bacterium, the following proteins share a genomic window:
- a CDS encoding DUF1302 family protein → MLKQCLVMSMIMVVSIFIPARAQEETTPLTLSWNGYILADDRAHVSGVYDMAWQEYRLDLKSEVKAFGKAKFASDLWIRSLGFPSPATIADLQNTGTVSPLNISLREGYVDLYGLGLKDLDVTVGRQRIAWGTADKINPTDVINPYDLEDIWDFGRHLGSDGIKAVYYIGNFSITGVFVPLFKPDVLPFGNYVNVFMPSVGTIPFVNIKNLRDTVIMPPLTLRDNAIGGIKFGGRVAGVDFSVSYAYFRDGLPIAGGLTLVPEATNLSDLTADYMRDSLIDIKEATIRLEYPRLHMAGVDFSSAIAKVGVWGELAVFFPEKRTDMAVTFGGNDTLAQFLSGMAAASGLTSSLPPALDNKPYVKFVVGIDYTFPADIYINAQYIHGFIHERGDSIEDYLMANLDWNLLNDKLKLTPIGVGLEIKNFSKIADNYAVVGQPQVTWYPIDNAEIALGARLIDGKNGTYFGKIKNDDEVFARVKYSF, encoded by the coding sequence ATGCTTAAACAGTGCTTGGTTATGTCAATGATCATGGTGGTATCCATTTTTATCCCTGCAAGGGCGCAGGAGGAAACCACGCCGCTTACCCTGTCGTGGAACGGTTATATCCTGGCCGACGACAGGGCGCATGTGAGCGGCGTTTACGATATGGCATGGCAGGAATACCGGCTCGACCTTAAAAGCGAGGTGAAGGCGTTCGGCAAGGCGAAATTCGCCAGCGATCTCTGGATACGCTCTCTCGGTTTCCCGTCCCCCGCAACCATAGCCGACCTGCAAAACACCGGCACGGTCTCCCCGCTGAACATTTCGCTGCGCGAGGGGTACGTCGACCTGTACGGCCTCGGGTTGAAGGACCTCGACGTCACCGTGGGGCGCCAGCGCATCGCATGGGGCACGGCAGACAAGATTAATCCGACCGACGTCATCAATCCCTACGACCTCGAAGACATCTGGGATTTCGGAAGGCATTTGGGGTCGGACGGAATCAAGGCGGTGTATTACATCGGTAATTTTTCGATTACCGGCGTGTTCGTGCCGCTGTTCAAGCCCGACGTTCTGCCCTTCGGCAATTATGTGAATGTGTTCATGCCGTCGGTGGGCACAATACCGTTTGTCAATATCAAAAACTTGAGGGACACCGTCATCATGCCGCCGCTCACGCTGCGGGACAATGCCATCGGCGGCATAAAGTTCGGGGGAAGGGTCGCCGGCGTTGACTTTTCCGTGAGCTATGCCTATTTCCGCGACGGCCTTCCGATTGCCGGCGGCCTCACGCTCGTGCCCGAGGCGACGAATCTGAGCGACCTGACTGCGGATTACATGAGAGACAGTCTCATTGACATAAAAGAAGCAACGATACGGCTGGAATACCCGCGGCTTCACATGGCCGGGGTCGATTTTTCCAGTGCCATCGCCAAGGTCGGCGTCTGGGGCGAGCTGGCGGTGTTTTTCCCGGAAAAAAGGACCGACATGGCCGTGACGTTCGGCGGCAACGACACCCTGGCGCAGTTTTTGTCGGGCATGGCGGCGGCGTCGGGCCTGACGTCCTCGCTCCCGCCGGCGCTTGACAACAAGCCATACGTGAAGTTCGTTGTCGGCATCGACTATACGTTCCCGGCCGACATCTACATCAACGCGCAATATATCCACGGGTTCATCCACGAAAGGGGAGACAGCATCGAGGATTACCTGATGGCCAACCTGGACTGGAACCTGCTCAACGACAAGCTCAAGCTGACGCCGATCGGGGTCGGGCTTGAGATCAAGAATTTCTCGAAGATCGCGGACAACTACGCCGTCGTCGGCCAGCCGCAGGTCACCTGGTATCCAATTGACAATGCGGAAATCGCGCTGGGCGCGCGGCTGATTGACGGGAAAAACGGAACGTATTTCGGGAAGATAAAAAATGATGACGAGGTGTTTGCGAGAGTGAAATATAGTTTTTAA
- a CDS encoding TetR/AcrR family transcriptional regulator: protein MDPRPREVRDQLVHDAKVNLILDAALKVFAEKGYHESRLEDIAATAGFSKASLYNYLEDKEEIFLLILIRLHEKIVDVLKKEIKPDRHLKDNLREMLIAILKIYSENFSFSMSMTDLKTMAPNSMQRFQERHQQLTARFKHYSKEMLDLSAAVFAAGRKRGEIASLLDDKTLSQFVSSIVRGVMFECKSSGKVGEVTAHADKIMDFLTNGLGFTNVPARG from the coding sequence ATGGATCCTCGGCCCCGAGAAGTGCGCGATCAATTGGTCCATGATGCAAAGGTAAATCTTATTTTGGACGCTGCGCTTAAGGTGTTCGCGGAAAAGGGCTATCATGAGTCAAGACTTGAAGACATTGCCGCAACCGCCGGTTTTTCAAAGGCTTCATTATATAATTACCTTGAGGATAAGGAAGAGATTTTCCTTCTTATTCTTATAAGGTTGCATGAAAAAATCGTTGATGTCCTGAAAAAGGAAATCAAACCGGACCGTCATTTAAAAGACAACCTGCGCGAGATGCTCATCGCGATCCTTAAAATTTATAGTGAAAATTTTTCTTTTTCAATGAGTATGACCGATCTGAAAACCATGGCGCCAAACAGCATGCAGCGTTTCCAGGAACGCCATCAGCAATTGACCGCCCGCTTCAAACATTACAGCAAGGAAATGCTGGATTTATCGGCCGCGGTTTTTGCCGCCGGACGGAAGCGTGGTGAAATCGCCTCGCTCCTCGACGATAAAACGCTGTCGCAATTCGTTTCATCCATTGTCCGCGGCGTGATGTTCGAATGCAAGAGCTCCGGTAAGGTGGGAGAGGTAACGGCGCACGCGGACAAGATCATGGATTTCCTGACGAACGGACTTGGATTTACCAACGTACCGGCCCGCGGTTGA
- a CDS encoding TolC family protein, whose product MAYQRKFILAALGAAVMVCAQASGQQLSLEQVISEVCTNSDSVKMMKETVKKSEQMVRENWANALPYISATGAYVHNYGSPFSSSGSSSSGSSRPLAKEASTFTPMDSAMVSALESVAPLLKSFSSLSNPVHSNIYMAGISFNQPIYTFGKVGQAIHVAKTYNQSAQYNYQRNMQTLQLGALDVFFGALTYQKKAEIAAHSLDRKKELNSFLERNFRNGSGSKAQVLKTRADVADQVAQIIVARRDAKVARMNLNMMMGRALTDSTAVDTVSMLDKVVAMNIPQPEDAAKTALTNRADIKSLRLLAESTKGGAKIYRAMYLPTIGATGSAGYTRMNSDLSLLSNNGSPSWSLGVGAQWTLFDGFANSAKAAQYMSDANKLEIVASTMEKMVEIEVRSAILECAAADSNLNSSKEMLSAAQETYDLTNSNFKQGSGQFSDLQLADETFQQAELGMINAKYRQTRSRAALQVAMGCDIIKIK is encoded by the coding sequence ATGGCGTATCAAAGGAAATTTATCCTGGCGGCATTGGGCGCGGCCGTCATGGTCTGCGCGCAGGCGTCCGGCCAGCAGTTGAGCCTGGAGCAGGTGATCAGTGAGGTTTGCACCAACAGCGATTCTGTGAAGATGATGAAGGAGACGGTCAAGAAGTCGGAACAAATGGTGCGCGAGAACTGGGCAAACGCTTTGCCGTACATTTCTGCGACAGGCGCCTATGTTCACAATTATGGATCCCCGTTCAGCAGCAGCGGCAGCAGCAGTTCGGGTTCCTCTCGTCCGCTTGCCAAGGAAGCCAGCACCTTTACCCCCATGGATTCCGCCATGGTTTCGGCTTTGGAAAGCGTCGCGCCCCTGCTGAAATCTTTTAGCAGCCTGTCCAATCCGGTGCATTCTAATATTTACATGGCAGGAATTTCATTCAATCAGCCGATTTATACTTTTGGAAAAGTCGGCCAGGCGATACACGTTGCGAAAACCTACAACCAATCGGCTCAATACAATTACCAGCGCAATATGCAGACGCTGCAACTCGGGGCGCTCGACGTGTTCTTTGGCGCTCTCACGTATCAAAAGAAAGCGGAAATTGCCGCACATTCGCTTGACCGAAAGAAAGAATTGAACAGTTTTCTGGAACGAAATTTTCGGAATGGGTCCGGAAGCAAAGCGCAGGTCCTCAAGACGAGGGCGGACGTCGCCGATCAAGTGGCCCAGATTATTGTCGCACGGCGTGATGCCAAGGTGGCGCGGATGAATCTCAACATGATGATGGGGCGGGCGCTCACCGATTCAACGGCAGTGGATACGGTTTCAATGCTCGACAAGGTCGTTGCCATGAACATTCCGCAACCCGAAGACGCCGCAAAAACAGCCTTGACAAACCGTGCTGATATCAAATCATTGAGGCTCCTCGCCGAAAGCACAAAGGGCGGGGCGAAAATCTACCGGGCCATGTACCTGCCGACAATAGGGGCGACGGGCTCGGCCGGATATACGAGGATGAACTCTGATCTCTCCTTGCTGAGCAACAACGGCAGTCCAAGCTGGTCGCTGGGCGTGGGCGCCCAATGGACGCTTTTTGACGGTTTTGCGAACAGCGCCAAGGCCGCTCAATACATGAGTGACGCGAACAAGCTCGAGATCGTCGCGTCCACCATGGAAAAAATGGTGGAAATTGAAGTTCGTTCGGCAATTCTCGAATGCGCGGCCGCGGACAGCAATTTGAACTCCTCAAAGGAAATGCTCAGCGCAGCGCAGGAGACCTACGACTTGACGAACAGCAACTTCAAGCAGGGGAGCGGCCAGTTTTCCGACCTTCAGCTCGCGGATGAAACCTTCCAGCAGGCTGAACTGGGAATGATAAATGCGAAATACCGTCAGACCAGGAGCCGCGCCGCTTTGCAGGTCGCCATGGGCTGTGACATTATCAAGATCAAGTAG
- a CDS encoding efflux RND transporter periplasmic adaptor subunit, with product MNARKMNIPIISAAATVCIAAGAVLIGCSGKDPQKQPAALQNRVDSAMIKVVVADVNEGPFEDWGSYSADLRGIEDANLIAPAQGGRVNSVRQVGTYFKEGDGLCDIDGDKYGAALEAAKAQVAVAKGDLDRATANVQNGSLGRSAVDAANLAYQNAKMALATARRAWEDCQCQAPFDGILVSRYVDRFQTVAPGASTVRVSRIGQLEAVIAIPEAEAFSYEEGMKTEFRLLQHPEKPYDGVLRSLDRAVDSKSRTVTARIVVSNRDGALKPGMVGRANILRKKYAKAIVIPSTALVRLQNGVAVMVVENGVARQRIVSVGATNTDTSLITNGLHAGDKLIVAGAFQVSDGTKVAF from the coding sequence ATGAACGCACGAAAAATGAACATTCCAATCATATCGGCAGCGGCCACCGTATGCATCGCCGCGGGTGCGGTGCTCATTGGCTGCAGTGGAAAGGACCCGCAGAAGCAACCAGCGGCTCTCCAGAACCGCGTCGATTCGGCCATGATCAAGGTGGTTGTTGCCGATGTCAACGAAGGTCCGTTCGAAGACTGGGGCAGCTACTCCGCCGACTTGCGAGGCATAGAGGATGCGAACCTTATAGCACCGGCGCAGGGCGGTCGCGTCAATTCTGTGAGGCAGGTCGGGACGTATTTCAAAGAGGGCGACGGGCTGTGCGATATCGACGGCGATAAGTATGGCGCCGCACTTGAAGCGGCAAAAGCCCAGGTCGCGGTAGCAAAAGGCGATCTCGACAGGGCCACTGCAAACGTTCAGAACGGTTCTCTCGGGCGCTCCGCGGTGGACGCGGCCAATCTTGCGTATCAGAACGCGAAAATGGCGCTCGCCACTGCAAGAAGGGCGTGGGAAGACTGCCAGTGCCAGGCACCGTTTGACGGCATCCTGGTAAGCCGGTATGTCGACAGGTTCCAGACCGTCGCGCCGGGGGCCTCGACGGTCCGGGTATCGCGCATCGGTCAACTGGAGGCCGTTATCGCCATACCCGAAGCCGAGGCGTTTTCCTACGAGGAAGGGATGAAAACCGAATTCCGGCTGCTCCAGCATCCAGAAAAGCCTTATGACGGCGTGCTCAGGAGTCTCGACCGGGCCGTCGATTCAAAATCGAGGACCGTCACGGCCCGCATTGTGGTTTCGAACAGGGACGGCGCACTCAAACCCGGCATGGTGGGACGCGCGAACATTCTGCGGAAGAAATATGCAAAGGCGATTGTCATTCCGTCAACCGCCCTGGTGCGCCTACAGAACGGGGTTGCGGTGATGGTGGTCGAAAACGGAGTCGCCAGACAGCGTATTGTCTCGGTAGGTGCAACAAACACGGACACCTCGCTTATCACGAATGGACTGCACGCCGGCGACAAGCTGATCGTCGCCGGAGCATTCCAGGTGAGCGACGGTACAAAGGTGGCGTTCTGA
- a CDS encoding efflux RND transporter permease subunit has product MTKFALKNPVSVIVLAALLFITGMVSFGGLKRESFPEIKIPYIYVTTVYSGANPPEVENLITQKIEDKLDGIDGVKQMTSSSNESYSTIFLEFQPTVQVEDALRRVKDKVDQAKSDLPLDAEEPITQELNFSTIPVANIAFYADYDMERLESLVNNLKDRMEKIPGVLEAKVLGKQEKEIAVDVDPALLREYGLTLSDISKAITNQHTNVPGGTMITSGYRFSIKITGELTDPDQFNDLIVRSVNDRMIRIKDVAKVSFTYTRDRQTISRTNGRPSLTLTVAKRTGEDIVRIVDEAKKVIAEDQQHWPAGTHYEVFYDMSKNIRQMVSELENHLLMGILLVLLVLSFFLGVRNSLFISTAIPFSMSIGFIVLSQLDVTLNMVVLFSLVMVLGMLVDDGIVVVENIYRHLGMGKSRHQAALDGTREVMVPVFTATLTTVAAFTPVLFMPGVMGEFLKYLPETVGITLSGSLFVAFIFNPVFASLTMSNKEAHKLDGEEKGWFERFKEFYRNVLRRSLKHPWILAAFCLAFVLSGIFAYFKFGPGVVFFPVIEPDVASVQIEGPLSQDIAITDAMIRKPESVVLSMPPRVASVKTVNTIVGSGKTSRMVSSAQAESNKGYLDIVFKDFEERDVSSYKTMKWLEDTLRGIVPGWKLQVIKQAMGPPTGKAVELEIGGDDYAQLSLLADSIMAVIRTVPGLTNVTTDYDPARPEIRVNVDREQAKRMGFSTLDVASAVRGSIYGYEAAKYRVGKDEYKIMVRLAPDVRENLNGLNEIVISKDGKEAPLSSVATIAQGANIASIKHIDGKRSIQVTAELAPGQKDERGPKAMAVAAVRKIRAPAGYSVRPGSGNRMQAESSSFLVKAFFVAMGLVFLTMVFQFNSLYQPFLILIGIFLSLGGVFWGLLITNKFSAFVNLITAGRADMRDVTFAILMSGVGIIALAGVVAKNGIVLIDFMNRLKKSGRPLHEAVVEGGATRLRPVLLTAITAMIGLLPLATGYGIDFLHLGFMSRSATTQWWAPMAWAIFWGLLFNTLLVLIVTPTFYYTWENWRAKVKSRKLAKS; this is encoded by the coding sequence ATGACCAAGTTTGCGCTTAAAAACCCGGTTTCGGTGATCGTGCTTGCGGCGTTGCTGTTCATTACCGGCATGGTGAGCTTCGGCGGATTGAAAAGGGAATCTTTCCCGGAAATCAAGATACCGTACATTTACGTCACCACGGTCTATTCGGGCGCGAATCCGCCCGAGGTGGAAAATCTCATCACTCAGAAGATCGAGGACAAGCTCGACGGCATCGACGGGGTCAAACAGATGACCAGTTCGAGCAACGAGAGCTATTCGACCATTTTCCTCGAATTCCAGCCCACGGTGCAGGTGGAAGACGCGCTCCGCCGCGTCAAGGACAAGGTGGACCAGGCCAAAAGCGACCTGCCGCTTGACGCGGAAGAACCGATCACCCAGGAGCTCAATTTCTCCACCATACCGGTTGCCAACATCGCGTTCTACGCCGATTACGACATGGAGCGCCTTGAGAGTCTCGTTAATAACCTTAAGGACCGAATGGAGAAAATCCCGGGCGTTCTTGAGGCCAAGGTGCTTGGAAAGCAGGAAAAAGAAATTGCCGTGGATGTCGACCCCGCGCTGCTGAGGGAGTACGGATTGACGTTGTCGGACATATCCAAAGCCATAACGAACCAGCATACCAACGTTCCCGGCGGCACCATGATCACCTCGGGTTACCGGTTTTCCATAAAGATCACGGGTGAGCTGACCGATCCCGACCAGTTCAACGACCTCATCGTGCGTTCGGTAAACGACAGGATGATCCGGATCAAGGACGTGGCCAAGGTATCATTCACCTACACCCGCGACCGGCAGACCATCTCGCGCACCAACGGAAGACCGTCGCTCACTCTCACGGTTGCGAAGCGCACCGGAGAAGACATCGTCCGCATCGTCGATGAAGCAAAGAAGGTCATTGCCGAAGACCAGCAGCACTGGCCGGCGGGGACGCATTACGAAGTCTTCTACGACATGTCGAAAAACATCCGGCAGATGGTCTCCGAGCTGGAAAACCACCTTCTCATGGGAATCCTGCTCGTGCTGCTGGTGTTGAGTTTCTTTCTCGGCGTGCGCAACTCGCTGTTCATTTCCACGGCGATCCCGTTCTCCATGTCCATCGGGTTTATTGTGCTGAGTCAGCTTGACGTTACGCTCAACATGGTGGTTCTTTTCTCGCTGGTGATGGTGCTGGGAATGCTGGTGGACGACGGCATTGTCGTGGTGGAAAACATCTACAGGCATTTGGGAATGGGCAAGAGCAGGCACCAGGCTGCCCTCGACGGGACACGGGAAGTAATGGTGCCGGTATTTACCGCGACGCTCACCACGGTCGCGGCCTTCACGCCCGTGCTTTTCATGCCGGGCGTGATGGGCGAATTCCTGAAATACCTTCCGGAAACGGTCGGAATAACACTGTCGGGCTCACTGTTTGTCGCCTTCATCTTCAACCCGGTGTTCGCTTCGCTGACCATGTCGAACAAGGAGGCCCACAAGCTTGACGGCGAGGAAAAAGGCTGGTTCGAGCGGTTCAAGGAATTTTACAGAAATGTCCTGCGCCGCTCCCTTAAGCATCCGTGGATCCTTGCCGCATTCTGCCTTGCCTTCGTCTTGTCCGGCATTTTCGCCTATTTCAAATTCGGGCCCGGTGTCGTATTCTTTCCTGTGATCGAGCCCGATGTTGCGTCGGTACAGATCGAGGGTCCGCTTTCGCAGGACATTGCAATAACCGATGCGATGATCAGGAAACCAGAGTCGGTTGTGCTGTCGATGCCTCCGCGTGTTGCTTCGGTAAAGACCGTAAACACCATTGTCGGCTCCGGAAAAACGTCGAGGATGGTTTCAAGCGCCCAGGCGGAAAGCAACAAGGGGTACCTCGACATCGTTTTCAAGGATTTCGAAGAACGCGACGTTTCGTCTTATAAAACCATGAAATGGCTCGAAGACACCCTTCGCGGCATTGTTCCGGGATGGAAATTACAGGTGATAAAGCAGGCCATGGGACCTCCGACGGGAAAAGCGGTGGAGCTGGAAATAGGCGGCGACGATTATGCGCAGCTGAGTCTTCTTGCCGACAGCATCATGGCTGTTATCCGCACCGTGCCCGGACTGACGAACGTTACGACGGACTACGACCCTGCGCGACCGGAGATCCGCGTCAACGTGGACCGCGAGCAGGCAAAACGCATGGGATTCTCCACCCTCGATGTCGCATCGGCGGTCCGCGGCTCGATTTACGGATACGAAGCGGCGAAGTACCGTGTGGGAAAGGACGAGTATAAAATAATGGTGCGGCTCGCGCCCGACGTGCGCGAAAACCTGAACGGGCTCAACGAAATCGTGATCTCCAAGGACGGAAAGGAAGCGCCGCTGTCAAGCGTTGCAACAATTGCCCAGGGAGCCAACATCGCGTCGATAAAGCATATCGACGGCAAGCGCTCCATCCAGGTTACCGCCGAACTCGCCCCCGGACAGAAAGACGAACGCGGTCCGAAGGCGATGGCGGTTGCGGCCGTCAGGAAAATCCGTGCACCCGCCGGGTATAGCGTGCGCCCCGGCAGCGGCAACAGGATGCAGGCCGAATCCAGCAGTTTTCTTGTCAAAGCGTTTTTTGTCGCGATGGGACTTGTGTTCCTCACCATGGTGTTCCAGTTCAATTCGCTGTATCAGCCGTTCCTTATTCTCATCGGCATCTTTCTTTCGCTTGGCGGAGTGTTCTGGGGGCTGCTGATCACCAACAAATTCTCTGCGTTTGTCAATCTCATTACGGCCGGCAGGGCGGACATGCGCGACGTGACGTTTGCAATCCTGATGAGCGGCGTGGGCATTATTGCGCTGGCGGGGGTGGTGGCCAAAAACGGCATCGTTCTCATCGACTTCATGAACCGGCTCAAAAAAAGCGGCCGCCCGCTGCACGAAGCGGTCGTCGAAGGCGGCGCCACCCGTCTGCGTCCCGTGCTTCTGACCGCCATCACGGCCATGATCGGCCTGCTGCCTCTGGCGACGGGGTACGGCATTGATTTTCTTCACCTCGGTTTCATGTCTCGCTCGGCCACCACGCAGTGGTGGGCTCCCATGGCATGGGCGATTTTCTGGGGGTTGCTGTTCAATACCCTGCTCGTCCTCATTGTGACCCCGACATTCTATTATACGTGGGAAAACTGGCGCGCCAAGGTAAAATCACGCAAACTCGCAAAGTCTTAG
- a CDS encoding radical SAM protein — protein MAKVLFVEPPPTLDWTVGSKVSKAGRRHPCLNETGEQVYSYQNLSCAAVLRNSGHAVAYLHCPTLQLDLKMTKDEISKRRPDALVIMVEHINAPVAWEVSRHAKDSGITVIWVGPFVTALHENEIKRACADFILRREWDYSVGRLLDTLKNGKDFSEIRGLTWKDPLGAVRINEDEPAVEDLDRLPIPAYDLLDLGKFYESVFVAFPAATMITSRGCPFNCIFCSYPQTIYGHKHRAMSPERVVREIEYLVNDRGVKEIRIDDDTFNIDRQRVIDICKLMVERKVKVAYSVQARAQLMTEEMAYWLKKSGCRMVLYGVESGNEEVLKHMRKRTTKDEIRRGVAIAKKHGIDVLNCIMLGFYWDTRETMEESIRFAFELNAEFTQVSAPTPLPGTDYYKLLKENNCLLTEEWDQHDSVHHSAVALPNLSNEEINRYLTSFYRRYYRRPKYLWMMALRALRSWGNFTQSVRKANVLFTK, from the coding sequence ATGGCAAAAGTCCTTTTTGTCGAGCCGCCGCCCACCCTTGATTGGACCGTAGGGTCCAAAGTATCGAAGGCGGGAAGGCGCCATCCCTGCCTGAACGAGACCGGCGAACAGGTGTACAGCTACCAGAACCTTTCCTGCGCCGCGGTCCTCCGCAATTCCGGCCATGCCGTTGCATACCTTCATTGTCCCACACTGCAGCTCGATCTCAAAATGACTAAGGACGAAATTTCAAAACGCAGGCCCGACGCGCTGGTCATCATGGTCGAGCACATCAATGCGCCCGTGGCGTGGGAGGTGAGCAGGCACGCAAAAGATTCAGGAATCACCGTGATCTGGGTGGGGCCGTTCGTAACGGCGCTGCACGAAAACGAAATCAAGCGCGCATGCGCTGATTTTATCCTGCGCAGGGAATGGGACTACTCGGTGGGGCGTCTGCTCGACACGCTCAAAAACGGAAAAGACTTTTCAGAGATAAGAGGTCTCACCTGGAAAGACCCATTGGGTGCGGTGAGGATCAATGAAGACGAGCCCGCCGTCGAAGACCTCGACCGCCTTCCCATCCCGGCGTATGATCTTCTTGATTTAGGCAAATTCTACGAAAGCGTCTTTGTCGCGTTCCCGGCGGCCACCATGATCACCTCGCGCGGCTGCCCGTTCAACTGCATCTTTTGCTCGTACCCGCAAACGATCTACGGCCACAAGCACCGCGCCATGTCGCCGGAGCGGGTGGTGCGGGAGATCGAGTATCTGGTCAACGACCGCGGCGTGAAGGAAATCCGCATCGACGACGACACCTTCAACATCGACCGCCAGCGCGTTATTGACATATGCAAACTCATGGTCGAGCGAAAAGTGAAAGTTGCCTACTCGGTGCAGGCGCGCGCCCAGCTCATGACCGAGGAAATGGCATACTGGCTCAAAAAATCGGGGTGCCGCATGGTGCTCTACGGCGTGGAATCGGGCAATGAGGAGGTGCTCAAACACATGCGCAAGCGCACCACCAAGGACGAGATACGGCGCGGCGTGGCCATCGCCAAGAAGCACGGCATCGACGTGCTCAACTGCATCATGCTCGGGTTTTACTGGGATACCAGAGAGACCATGGAGGAATCCATCCGCTTCGCCTTTGAGCTGAACGCCGAGTTCACGCAGGTGTCGGCGCCCACGCCGCTGCCCGGCACCGATTATTACAAGCTTCTTAAGGAAAACAACTGCCTTCTAACCGAGGAATGGGACCAGCACGACAGCGTGCACCATTCAGCGGTTGCGCTGCCCAACCTTTCGAACGAGGAGATCAACCGCTATCTTACCTCGTTTTACCGCAGGTATTACCGGAGGCCGAAATATTTGTGGATGATGGCGCTGCGGGCGCTGCGGTCGTGGGGGAATTTTACGCAGAGCGTGAGGAAGGCCAATGTGTTGTTTACAAAATAA
- a CDS encoding MFS transporter → MKESPLAKPSIWCFTTYFAEGLPFGIIRLMSSVFFTDIGMKERYIGYLNFLGIPWNVKFIWAPFIDILGTKRGWMIGVQALITLFTALIAFINFIIPAQGSPAGFIALIALLFVILAFLSATNDISIDGYYMEGLPDRSDQAAYTGYRVFAYRIAMILARSGLVGIAAAFAFSRLYPGNNYAPWGWAFGCAGLAMLGCTLFHLRHLPRVEHKRPDENISLVGILRKFYGAFVTYSKQDRFILILVFIVFYKVGDEILFSMGTPFLMRELGVTKGQLSWLSGLLGAFGAIAGTSIGGIWIKKTGLKKAIWPLTILMNLNIWAYIWLAYQKPLASTASGLATIAAVHCYEQLAAGLGNAVLIVFILRTCKPQFKAAHYAVGSAIMSLFSTFFGGFGGVIVERMGYLNMFIMAFCVSIPAMTLLFWVPIKEEEKAVS, encoded by the coding sequence ATGAAAGAATCCCCGCTTGCAAAACCTTCGATCTGGTGTTTCACCACCTATTTCGCCGAAGGGCTTCCCTTCGGCATCATCCGGCTCATGTCGTCGGTGTTTTTTACCGACATCGGCATGAAAGAACGGTATATCGGGTATCTTAATTTCCTCGGCATCCCCTGGAATGTGAAATTCATCTGGGCCCCCTTCATTGACATTTTGGGCACTAAACGCGGCTGGATGATCGGCGTTCAGGCGCTCATTACGCTCTTCACCGCCCTTATCGCTTTTATCAATTTCATCATCCCGGCTCAGGGCTCGCCGGCGGGATTTATCGCACTCATCGCGCTCTTATTTGTCATTCTCGCGTTCCTTTCCGCCACGAACGACATTTCGATAGACGGCTATTACATGGAGGGCCTTCCCGACCGGTCTGACCAGGCCGCATACACGGGCTACCGCGTTTTCGCCTACCGGATCGCCATGATCCTTGCGAGGAGCGGGCTCGTTGGAATTGCCGCCGCGTTTGCGTTCTCCAGATTATATCCCGGCAATAACTACGCACCGTGGGGCTGGGCATTCGGTTGCGCCGGCCTGGCAATGCTTGGCTGCACTCTTTTCCATTTACGGCATCTCCCCCGCGTCGAGCACAAAAGGCCGGATGAAAATATTTCGCTGGTTGGAATCCTGAGAAAATTTTATGGCGCGTTCGTCACTTACAGCAAACAGGACCGGTTCATTCTCATCCTCGTCTTCATCGTCTTTTACAAAGTGGGGGACGAAATCCTGTTTTCCATGGGGACGCCTTTTCTCATGCGTGAACTCGGGGTCACCAAAGGGCAGCTCTCATGGCTGTCCGGGCTCCTCGGCGCGTTCGGCGCGATCGCGGGGACTTCGATCGGCGGGATATGGATAAAAAAGACCGGGCTTAAAAAGGCGATCTGGCCGCTGACCATCCTCATGAACTTAAATATCTGGGCCTATATTTGGCTCGCCTACCAAAAGCCCCTTGCCTCCACCGCCTCGGGGCTGGCCACCATCGCGGCCGTCCACTGCTACGAGCAGCTTGCCGCCGGACTCGGAAACGCGGTGCTCATCGTTTTCATCCTGCGCACCTGTAAACCACAATTCAAGGCCGCGCATTATGCGGTGGGGTCTGCCATCATGTCGCTGTTCTCGACGTTTTTTGGAGGGTTCGGAGGCGTGATCGTCGAGCGCATGGGCTACCTCAACATGTTTATCATGGCGTTCTGCGTTTCAATCCCGGCGATGACGCTGTTGTTCTGGGTGCCGATTAAAGAGGAGGAAAAGGCTGTTTCGTAG